In Megalops cyprinoides isolate fMegCyp1 chromosome 25, fMegCyp1.pri, whole genome shotgun sequence, a single window of DNA contains:
- the trmu gene encoding mitochondrial tRNA-specific 2-thiouridylase 1 — MGIVRHVVCAMSGGVDSSVSALLLKRRGYHVTGVFMRNWDSLDERGVCNSEQDCEDAYRVCQMLDIPFHQVSYVKEYWHEVFSNLLKEYQKGRTPNPDIMCNKHIKFKHFFQYAINTLGADAMATGHYARTSQEDEEVFQQRHVPSPKTLFRDRFEIRNPARLYQGADRLKDQTFFLSQISQSALRRTVFPLAGLTKDYVKKMAAEARFQHVLKKKESMGICFIGERNFEDFILEYLEPQPGNFVSVEDGKIMGQHKGWFTLTLGQRARIGGQRDAWFVVDKDITTGDVFVAPTTNHPALFRDTLRTDRFHWIAEEPPAELVRSSMMECHFRFLHQMPLSPCTVTLNADGSVWITMIQPVRALTPGQFAVLYKGDECLGSGKIVRLGPTEYTLQLGRDRLRGAPSDPDCTPEPVS; from the exons ATGGGTATTGTAAGACACGTTGTATGTGCGATGTCAGGCGGTGTggacagctctgtctctgcccttCTGCTGAAGCGGAGAG GTTACCACGTGACCGGCGTGTTCATGAGAAACTGGGACTCTCTGGATGAGCGAGGCGTGTGCAACTCGGAGCAAGACTGCGAAGATGCGTACAGAGTGTGCCAGATGTTGGACATACCTTTTCACCAGGTCTCCTACGTGAAAGAATACTGGCATGAAGTGTTCAG TAATCTGTTGAAGGAATACCAGAAGGGGAGGACACCCAACCCAGACATCATGTGCAACAAGCACATTAAATTCAAACACTTCTTCCAGTACGCCATAAACACCTTGG GTGCTGACGCCATGGCGACAGGCCACTATGCCAGGACGTCCCAGGAGGATGAAGAGGTGTTTCAGCAGAGGCATGTTCCCTCACCCAAAACGCTCTTCAGAGATCGCTTTGAGATCAGAAACC CTGCCAGACTGTATCAGGGAGCTGACCGCTTGAAGGACCAGACGTTTTTCCTCAGTCAGATCTCCCAGAGTGCACTGCGGCGGACGGTTTTCCCACTTGCGGGACTCACCAAGGACTATGTGAAGAAGATGGCTGCAGAAGCACGATTCCAACATGTCCTGAAGAAGAAGGAA aGTATGGGGATCTGTTTTATTGGAGAGAGAAACTTTGAGGACTTCATACTAGAG tacTTGGAGCCCCAGCCTGGGAATTTCGTCTCAGTTGAAGATGGGAAGATCATGGGACAACACAAAG GCTGGTTCACCTTGACGCTGGGGCAAAGGGCGAGGATTGGGGGACAGAGGGATGCCTGGTTCGTGGTGGACAAGGACATCACCACGGGGGACGTGTTCGTG GCCCCGACCACCAACCACCCGGCGCTGTTCAGGGACACGCTGCGGACCGACCGCTTCCACTGGATCGCCGAGGAGCCGCCGGCCGAGCTGGTCCGCAGCAGCATGATGGAGTGCCACTTCCGCTTCCTGCACCAGATGCCTCTCa GTCCTTGCACTGTGACTCTGAATGCAGACGGGTCCGTTTGGATAACCATGATCCAGCCAGTGAGAGCCCTTACACCTGGCCAG ttcgCAGTGCTGTATAAGGGTGATGAGTGTCTGGGCAGCGGGAAGATCGTACGCTTGGGCCCCACAGAATACACCCTGCAGCTGGGCCGAGACCGCCTGAGAGGTGCCCCCTCTGACCCCGACTGCACCCCAGAACCCGTCAGCTGA
- the srr gene encoding LOW QUALITY PROTEIN: uncharacterized protein srr (The sequence of the model RefSeq protein was modified relative to this genomic sequence to represent the inferred CDS: inserted 2 bases in 1 codon), translated as MDETCGDSITIEMLKEARETVRASPLGVINTPLIHWSQTTLSLNVKSNICIKMENLQSTGLYSCSLPYALCRRYVEQIVPVSDXLYAAGLPGGALGGGRLPGLEGKTAVVILSGRNISKGELRNFPD; from the exons ATGGACGAGACGTGTGGAGACAGCATTACCATAGAGATGCTGAAAGAAGCCAGGGAGACCGTAAGAGCCAGCCCGTTGGGTGTCATCAACACGCCATTGATCCATTGGAGCCAGACGACACTGTCTTTAAACGTCAAAAGCAACATCTGTATCAAAATGGAAAACCTGCAGAGTACCGGTTTGTACTCAT GCTCCCTGCCCTACGCGCTGTGCAGGCGTTATGTGGAGCAGATCGTGCCGGTGAGCGA GCTCTACGCCGCCGGGCTTCCTGGTGGAGCCCTCGGGGGCGGCCGCCTCCCTGGCCTGGAGGGGAAGACCGCCGTGGTCATCCTCAGCGGGCGAAACATCAGCAAGGGCGAGCTGAGGAACTTCCCCGACTGA